One stretch of Streptomyces sp. MMBL 11-1 DNA includes these proteins:
- a CDS encoding DUF4231 domain-containing protein, whose product MTALPEPLRSMVFRNDDLPALFHHTDAVAVARQREAVNTTRTQLALLVAGTVPAALPWHPEDGPAARALYGAAVLAYLGVLFATFLASHRKAKSHWQLNRSAAEFIKSNCWRYAVHGAPFDSASEHPEALFANRLEDGLQELRKVGWADPREELPDSGGLITDSMRALRNKAYTVRKETYVRDRLIEQRRWYRRRQAASRRGALLWSGAIVALTLPALALSVLQVFGVARSFGLTGAFSAAAAACLAWNEMRRHHPLISAHSLVEKDLESMQAAMETTLTERHWPAAVFETERIVSPEHTDWLVRHRV is encoded by the coding sequence TTCCACCACACGGACGCGGTCGCCGTGGCCCGCCAGCGTGAGGCCGTGAACACCACCCGTACGCAGCTCGCGCTGCTCGTGGCGGGCACGGTGCCCGCTGCGCTGCCCTGGCACCCCGAGGACGGTCCGGCGGCCCGTGCCCTGTACGGCGCCGCCGTGCTGGCCTATCTGGGCGTGCTCTTCGCGACCTTCCTCGCCTCCCACCGCAAAGCAAAGTCGCACTGGCAACTGAACCGCTCGGCCGCCGAGTTCATCAAGTCCAACTGCTGGCGCTACGCGGTCCACGGCGCACCCTTCGACAGCGCGTCCGAGCACCCGGAGGCGCTGTTCGCCAATCGCCTGGAGGACGGCCTCCAGGAACTGCGGAAAGTGGGCTGGGCCGATCCGCGCGAGGAACTGCCGGATTCCGGCGGCCTCATCACGGATTCCATGCGCGCGTTACGGAACAAGGCCTACACCGTGCGCAAGGAGACGTATGTACGGGACCGGCTCATCGAGCAGCGGCGCTGGTACCGCAGGCGTCAGGCGGCTTCCCGGCGCGGGGCGCTCCTGTGGTCGGGCGCCATCGTCGCGCTGACGCTGCCGGCGCTGGCGCTGAGCGTGCTCCAGGTCTTCGGGGTGGCGCGCTCGTTCGGCCTGACGGGGGCGTTCTCCGCGGCTGCGGCGGCCTGTCTCGCCTGGAACGAGATGCGCCGGCACCATCCGCTGATCTCGGCGCACTCGCTGGTGGAGAAGGATCTGGAGTCGATGCAGGCCGCCATGGAGACCACCCTCACCGAGCGGCACTGGCCGGCGGCGGTCTTCGAGACCGAGCGGATCGTGTCGCCCGAGCACACCGACTGGCTCGTCAGACATCGCGTGTGA
- a CDS encoding S1 family peptidase yields MRIKRTNNGSNPARRARTTAVLAGLAAVAAMAVPTANAETPRTFSANQLTAASDAVLGADIAGTAWNIDPQSKRLVVTVDSTVSKAEINQIKKSAGPNADALRIERTPGKFTKLISGGDAIYSSTGRCSLGFNVRSGSTYYFLTAGHCTDGASTWWANSARTTVLGTTSGSSFPNNDYGIVRYTNSSITKSGTVGNQDITSAANATNGMSVTRRGSTTGTHSGSVTGLNATVNYGGGDVVYGMIRTNVCAEPGDSGGPLYSGTRAIGLTSGGSGNCSSGGTTFYQPVTEALNAYGVSVY; encoded by the coding sequence GTGAGGATCAAGCGCACCAACAACGGTTCGAACCCGGCCAGACGCGCCCGTACCACGGCCGTACTCGCGGGGCTCGCCGCCGTCGCGGCGATGGCCGTTCCCACCGCGAACGCCGAAACCCCCCGGACGTTCAGCGCCAACCAGCTGACCGCGGCGAGCGACGCCGTGCTCGGCGCCGACATCGCGGGCACCGCCTGGAACATCGACCCGCAGTCCAAGCGCCTCGTCGTCACCGTCGACAGCACGGTCTCGAAGGCGGAGATCAACCAGATCAAGAAGTCCGCGGGCCCCAACGCCGACGCGCTGCGCATCGAGCGCACCCCGGGCAAGTTCACCAAGCTGATCTCCGGCGGCGACGCGATCTACTCCAGCACCGGACGCTGCTCCCTCGGCTTCAACGTCCGCAGCGGCAGCACCTATTACTTCCTGACGGCCGGCCACTGCACCGACGGCGCGAGCACCTGGTGGGCGAACTCGGCCCGCACCACCGTGCTCGGCACGACCTCCGGGTCGAGCTTCCCGAACAACGACTACGGCATCGTGCGCTACACCAACAGCAGCATCACCAAGAGCGGCACGGTCGGCAACCAGGACATCACCAGCGCCGCCAACGCCACCAACGGCATGTCCGTCACCCGCCGGGGCTCCACCACCGGCACCCACAGCGGTTCGGTCACCGGACTCAACGCCACCGTCAACTACGGGGGCGGCGACGTCGTCTACGGCATGATCCGCACCAACGTGTGCGCCGAGCCCGGCGACTCCGGCGGCCCGCTCTACTCCGGCACCCGGGCGATCGGTCTCACCTCCGGCGGCAGCGGCAACTGCTCCTCCGGCGGAACGACCTTCTACCAGCCGGTCACCGAGGCGCTGAACGCGTACGGCGTCAGCGTGTACTGA
- a CDS encoding DUF1684 domain-containing protein, whose translation MSTDAQQQEQGGGPDAAQDWQRWHEGRVAAVAAPYGPLSLTGTHWLSDYPEGRIPAVPGRWREDGDEVVLTAAAEDGVVVDGKPLTGGIRLGADRGPIDDSRVAQGERRLVVLRREGLWAVRVFDPRSPARHAFSTIEATPYDPRWTLPGTFRPYDGDRSVRVANADGVERGLGLGGEIAFTVDGDEHTLQVAVEPDGSLWAVFADATSGNGSYRFRFLRPAAPAADGSVEVDFNRALLPPCAFADHFICPFPPPGNTLLVAVPAGERNRIDA comes from the coding sequence ATGAGCACGGACGCACAGCAGCAGGAGCAGGGCGGCGGGCCGGACGCCGCACAGGACTGGCAGCGGTGGCACGAAGGGCGCGTCGCCGCCGTCGCCGCCCCGTACGGCCCCCTCTCCCTGACCGGAACCCACTGGCTCTCCGACTACCCGGAAGGGCGAATTCCGGCCGTCCCGGGACGCTGGCGGGAGGACGGCGACGAAGTGGTCCTCACGGCCGCCGCCGAGGACGGCGTCGTCGTCGACGGCAAGCCGCTGACCGGCGGGATCAGGCTCGGAGCGGACCGCGGGCCGATCGACGACTCCCGGGTGGCGCAGGGGGAGCGGCGGCTGGTGGTGCTCCGCCGTGAAGGGCTGTGGGCGGTACGGGTCTTCGATCCCCGATCGCCGGCCCGGCACGCCTTCTCGACCATCGAGGCCACCCCGTACGACCCCCGCTGGACGCTGCCGGGGACGTTCCGTCCCTACGACGGGGACCGGTCCGTACGGGTGGCCAACGCGGACGGGGTCGAGCGCGGTCTCGGCCTCGGTGGTGAGATCGCCTTCACGGTGGACGGCGATGAGCACACGCTCCAGGTCGCGGTCGAACCCGACGGGTCGCTGTGGGCCGTCTTCGCCGACGCGACCAGCGGGAACGGAAGCTACCGCTTCCGTTTCCTGCGGCCCGCCGCGCCCGCGGCCGACGGCAGTGTGGAGGTCGACTTCAACCGCGCGCTGCTGCCGCCGTGCGCCTTCGCCGATCACTTCATCTGCCCCTTCCCGCCCCCGGGCAACACGCTCTTGGTGGCGGTCCCGGCGGGGGAGCGGAACCGGATCGACGCCTGA
- a CDS encoding DUF5685 family protein, with protein MFGIVRPCTHRLTEGLRAEWMAHLCGLCLALRGDHGQFARIVTNYDGLIVSVLTEAQAGRTPGGRRTAGPCPLRAMRTAPVAKGEGARLAAAVSLVLASAKVRDHVADRDGLLARRPVAAAARRVAAGWDRAGARTGAALGFDTALLVDAVDRQTVIETLAGPGTPLLTVTEPTETATAAAFAHTAVLAGKPQNAEPLAEAGRLFGRLAHLLDAVEDREADAASGAWNPLTVTGTPLSEARRLCDDALHGVRLALREVEFADDRLVHVLLAHELRRSVDRAFGTSSCSHQEGQGGDGLLLPDGSFGPPPGNPYGPPPAHPYGPPPGGPAAPPPPRPPRDRRGLIAGCLVWAGLACTCQMCCGSYEDPWSRERRQAPCQSCGDCCEACNCCGQCGEGCCCCGDSCGCDC; from the coding sequence GTGTTCGGAATCGTGAGGCCCTGCACCCACCGGCTCACCGAAGGTCTCAGGGCCGAGTGGATGGCCCATCTCTGCGGCCTGTGCCTGGCTCTGAGGGGGGATCACGGACAGTTCGCCCGTATCGTCACGAACTATGACGGCCTGATCGTCTCCGTCCTGACGGAGGCTCAGGCGGGCCGAACGCCCGGGGGCCGGCGCACCGCCGGTCCCTGCCCGCTGCGCGCCATGCGCACCGCGCCCGTCGCCAAGGGAGAAGGGGCGCGGCTCGCCGCGGCCGTCTCGCTCGTCCTCGCCTCGGCCAAGGTCCGCGACCACGTCGCGGACCGGGACGGGCTGTTGGCCCGCCGCCCGGTCGCCGCCGCCGCGCGCCGCGTGGCCGCCGGGTGGGACCGGGCGGGCGCGCGGACCGGGGCGGCCCTCGGCTTCGACACCGCCCTCCTGGTCGACGCGGTCGACCGGCAGACCGTGATCGAGACGCTCGCCGGGCCGGGCACCCCGCTGCTGACGGTCACCGAACCGACCGAGACCGCCACCGCGGCCGCTTTCGCGCACACCGCCGTCCTCGCCGGGAAGCCGCAGAACGCCGAGCCGCTCGCGGAGGCCGGCCGGCTCTTCGGGCGGCTCGCCCATCTCCTGGACGCCGTGGAGGACCGGGAGGCCGACGCCGCGTCCGGCGCCTGGAACCCGCTCACCGTCACCGGCACCCCGCTGTCCGAGGCGCGCCGGCTCTGCGACGACGCGCTGCACGGCGTACGGCTCGCGCTGCGGGAGGTGGAGTTCGCCGACGACAGGCTCGTGCACGTCCTCCTCGCCCATGAGCTGCGGCGCTCGGTCGACCGGGCGTTCGGCACCTCGTCCTGCTCGCACCAGGAGGGCCAGGGGGGCGACGGGCTGCTGCTGCCCGACGGCTCCTTCGGGCCGCCGCCGGGAAATCCGTACGGTCCGCCGCCCGCCCACCCCTACGGTCCGCCGCCCGGCGGCCCGGCCGCGCCGCCTCCGCCGCGCCCGCCCCGCGACCGGCGCGGGCTGATCGCCGGATGCCTGGTCTGGGCCGGGCTCGCCTGCACCTGCCAGATGTGCTGCGGGAGCTACGAGGACCCCTGGAGCAGGGAGCGGCGGCAGGCGCCGTGCCAGAGCTGCGGAGACTGCTGCGAGGCCTGCAACTGCTGCGGTCAGTGCGGCGAGGGTTGTTGCTGCTGCGGCGACTCCTGCGGCTGCGACTGCTGA
- a CDS encoding cell division protein SepF: MGSVRKASAWLGLVEDNDERYYDDEYAEGAETGTGNQAWVTDPRVQVAAEAAEEQDRRIATVTPDSFRDARAIGELFRDGVPVIVNLTAMDPADAKRVVDFAAGLIFGLRGSIDRVATRVFLLSPADTQVVAGEAAGRRTGGFFNQS, translated from the coding sequence ATGGGATCGGTGCGCAAGGCGAGCGCCTGGCTGGGCCTCGTCGAGGACAACGACGAGCGGTACTACGACGACGAGTACGCCGAGGGTGCGGAGACCGGTACGGGCAACCAGGCCTGGGTCACCGACCCGCGGGTGCAGGTGGCCGCGGAGGCGGCCGAGGAGCAGGACCGCCGGATCGCGACGGTGACCCCGGACAGCTTCCGGGACGCACGGGCCATCGGCGAGCTCTTCCGGGACGGCGTCCCGGTGATCGTGAACCTCACGGCCATGGACCCCGCCGACGCCAAGCGCGTGGTGGACTTCGCCGCCGGGCTGATCTTCGGCCTGCGCGGCTCGATCGACCGGGTGGCGACCCGGGTCTTCCTGCTGTCCCCCGCCGACACCCAGGTGGTGGCGGGCGAAGCCGCCGGCCGCAGGACCGGCGGCTTCTTCAACCAGAGCTGA
- a CDS encoding acyl-CoA dehydrogenase family protein — protein MSSTESAKPSKLPPFDALDPLGIDDLLGPDDLAIRDTVRTWATDRVLPHIAEWYEKGELPGIRELARELGALGALGMSLDGYGCAGASAVQYGLACLELEAADSGIRSLVSVQGSLAMYAIHRFGSEEQKQRWLPGMASGDIIGCFGLTEPDHGSDPAGMRTYAKRDGEDWILTGRKMWITNGSVAGVAVVWAQTDEGEDGRGIRGFVVPTDAPGFSAPEIHHKWSLRASVTSELVMDEVRLPADAVLPDASGLRGPLSCLSHARYGIVWGAMGAARASFESALDYARSREQFGRPIGGFQLTQAKLADMALELHKGILLAHHLGRRMDAGRLRPEQVSFGKLNNVREAIEICRTSRTILGANGISLEYPVMRHATNLESVLTYEGTVEMHQLVLGKALTGLDAFR, from the coding sequence ATGTCCAGCACCGAGTCCGCGAAGCCGTCGAAGCTGCCGCCGTTCGACGCGTTGGATCCCCTCGGCATCGACGATCTGCTCGGCCCCGACGACCTCGCGATCCGCGACACCGTCCGCACCTGGGCCACCGACCGCGTCCTGCCCCACATCGCCGAGTGGTACGAGAAGGGCGAGCTGCCCGGGATCCGGGAGCTGGCCCGGGAGCTCGGCGCGCTGGGCGCGCTCGGCATGTCCCTGGACGGGTACGGCTGCGCCGGGGCGAGCGCCGTCCAGTACGGGCTCGCCTGCCTGGAGCTGGAGGCCGCCGACTCCGGGATCCGCTCACTCGTCTCCGTACAGGGGTCGCTCGCCATGTACGCGATCCACCGCTTCGGATCCGAGGAGCAGAAGCAGCGGTGGCTGCCCGGCATGGCGTCCGGCGACATCATCGGCTGCTTCGGCCTGACGGAGCCCGACCACGGCTCCGACCCGGCCGGCATGCGGACGTACGCCAAGCGCGACGGCGAGGACTGGATCCTCACCGGCCGCAAGATGTGGATCACCAACGGCTCGGTCGCCGGGGTTGCCGTCGTCTGGGCGCAGACCGACGAGGGCGAGGACGGGCGGGGCATCCGGGGGTTCGTCGTGCCGACCGACGCCCCCGGCTTCTCGGCCCCGGAGATCCACCACAAGTGGTCGCTGCGCGCCTCGGTCACCAGCGAGCTGGTCATGGACGAGGTACGGCTGCCCGCCGACGCGGTGCTTCCGGACGCGAGCGGGCTGCGCGGCCCGCTGAGCTGTCTGAGTCACGCGCGCTACGGCATCGTCTGGGGCGCCATGGGCGCGGCGCGGGCCAGCTTCGAGTCGGCCCTCGACTACGCGAGGAGCCGGGAACAGTTCGGCCGGCCGATCGGCGGCTTCCAGCTCACCCAGGCCAAGCTGGCGGACATGGCCCTGGAGCTGCACAAGGGCATCCTGCTCGCCCATCACCTGGGCCGCCGCATGGACGCGGGCCGGCTCCGGCCGGAGCAGGTCAGTTTCGGCAAGCTGAACAACGTGCGGGAGGCGATCGAGATCTGCCGCACCTCGCGCACGATCCTCGGGGCCAACGGGATCTCGCTGGAGTATCCGGTGATGCGGCACGCCACGAACCTGGAGTCGGTGCTCACCTACGAGGGAACGGTGGAGATGCACCAGCTGGTGCTGGGCAAGGCGCTCACCGGTCTCGACGCCTTCCGGTGA
- a CDS encoding MFS transporter, which produces MSGTTTAGVRLREAADDANRWVVLVVLCLSLLVVALDATVLHVAVPAVTEDLRPSGTALLWIVDAYPLVCASLLILFGTLGDRIGRRRVLLCGYALFGVASALAATADTPAVLIAARALLGVGGAMIMPATLSILRQVFPDRRERALAIGVWTAVAAVGAATGPVVGGFLVEHFWWGSVFLINIPLMAVILPLGRWLLPESRGGDDGPWDVLGALTAAAGVLGVVLGVKRLGGGAGLLDPVSLGPLALGLALLILFVRRQKRRRHPLIDVSMFARPAFSTAVGCIVLAMLALVGLQLIAVQYLQLVLGLSPLETGLRLLPLTFAAMAAGATGSHTLRRIGPRRMVGWGFVLTASSVLLLTSMGQHDRPALLNCAFVLLGFGLQTTLFGAYESMLSDAPPERAGGAAAIGETSYQLGAGLGIALLGSVMNAAYAPGLAGLHEKGVPARAGAEASHSLGEAYQVAAELGGPMGDLLRSTARHAFIGGLHVTLFVSAGLLLLGALAALRLPKVMDCPPKEACHRDEADAAAPMAHAPAASAPVAPAYEAGERRAPGPVRPAGRDRPAPRPMVPARREPAEATGSGRAAH; this is translated from the coding sequence ATGTCCGGGACGACCACGGCCGGGGTCCGGCTGCGCGAGGCCGCCGACGACGCCAACCGCTGGGTCGTCCTCGTGGTCCTCTGCCTCAGTCTCCTGGTCGTCGCCCTCGACGCGACCGTGCTCCACGTCGCCGTACCGGCCGTCACCGAGGACCTGCGCCCGAGCGGCACGGCCCTCCTGTGGATCGTCGACGCCTACCCCCTCGTCTGTGCCTCGCTGCTCATCCTCTTCGGCACGCTGGGTGACCGGATCGGCAGACGCCGCGTGCTGCTCTGCGGTTACGCGCTGTTCGGTGTCGCCTCCGCGCTCGCCGCGACGGCCGATACCCCGGCCGTCCTGATCGCGGCCCGCGCCCTCCTCGGCGTCGGCGGCGCGATGATCATGCCCGCCACCCTGTCGATCCTGCGCCAGGTCTTCCCCGACCGCCGGGAGCGGGCGCTCGCCATCGGTGTGTGGACCGCGGTCGCCGCGGTCGGCGCCGCCACCGGACCGGTCGTCGGCGGCTTCCTGGTCGAGCACTTCTGGTGGGGCTCGGTCTTTCTGATCAACATCCCGCTGATGGCCGTGATCCTGCCGCTGGGCCGCTGGCTGCTGCCCGAGTCGCGCGGCGGCGACGACGGCCCGTGGGACGTGCTGGGCGCGCTGACCGCCGCGGCGGGAGTCCTCGGCGTCGTCCTCGGCGTGAAGCGTCTGGGCGGCGGCGCGGGGCTTCTTGATCCGGTCTCGCTGGGGCCGCTGGCCCTCGGGCTCGCGCTCCTGATCCTCTTCGTGCGCCGCCAGAAGCGCCGCAGGCATCCGCTGATCGACGTCTCGATGTTCGCCCGCCCGGCGTTCTCCACCGCCGTCGGCTGCATCGTGCTCGCCATGCTGGCGCTGGTCGGCCTCCAGCTGATCGCCGTCCAGTACCTCCAGCTGGTGCTGGGGCTCAGCCCGCTGGAGACCGGCCTGCGGCTGCTGCCGCTGACCTTCGCGGCGATGGCCGCCGGCGCCACCGGCTCGCACACCCTGCGCCGCATCGGTCCCCGGCGCATGGTCGGCTGGGGCTTCGTCCTCACCGCGTCCTCGGTGCTGCTGCTCACCTCGATGGGCCAGCACGACCGTCCGGCCCTGCTGAACTGCGCGTTCGTCCTGCTCGGCTTCGGACTGCAGACCACGCTCTTCGGGGCGTACGAGTCGATGCTCAGCGACGCCCCGCCGGAGCGCGCGGGCGGCGCTGCGGCCATCGGGGAGACCTCGTACCAGCTGGGCGCGGGGCTTGGCATCGCCCTGCTCGGGAGCGTCATGAACGCCGCCTACGCCCCCGGCCTCGCCGGTCTGCACGAGAAGGGCGTTCCCGCCCGCGCCGGGGCGGAGGCCTCCCACTCGCTGGGCGAGGCCTATCAGGTGGCCGCGGAGCTGGGCGGCCCGATGGGCGACCTGTTGCGCTCCACCGCCCGGCACGCCTTCATCGGCGGACTCCACGTCACCCTGTTCGTCAGCGCGGGCCTGCTGCTGCTCGGGGCGCTGGCCGCCCTGCGCCTGCCGAAGGTCATGGACTGCCCGCCGAAGGAAGCGTGCCACCGGGACGAGGCCGACGCCGCCGCGCCCATGGCCCACGCGCCCGCGGCCTCCGCGCCCGTGGCCCCCGCGTACGAGGCGGGCGAACGCCGGGCCCCCGGCCCCGTACGCCCGGCCGGACGGGACCGCCCGGCCCCGCGCCCGATGGTGCCCGCGCGGCGCGAGCCGGCCGAGGCGACCGGCTCTGGACGAGCGGCACACTGA
- a CDS encoding phosphatase PAP2 family protein, with the protein MRTDIFARLDREPEPPKIEAPRMSRHRIALFGGTLAFYLAIVFAVLITSWLVALDWKVMLFRPYEQWPELHAFLDYYVVLGQRGPTAVMVACWLGWRSWRQHTLRPLLVLGTSLLLLNVTVGAVKLGLGRLGPHYATQIGSAEMFAGGDIFPSGHTANAVVTWGILAYLATTPRARRYLSAVSATVSLGVGLTTVYIGTHWLSDVVLGWAAGLLILLALPWFEPLIARTEAWIFAMRERWRERRGTAGPAAPVTGAGPQPVLLPQSMATECLAAETVPAAGEPVLPAGHPAGSRARAHGGHPARPGTMPVAPAGVRRPPPHTERGARGTGSPARPMSGG; encoded by the coding sequence GTGCGTACCGACATCTTTGCCCGGCTGGACCGGGAGCCGGAACCGCCGAAGATAGAGGCGCCGCGGATGAGCCGTCACCGCATCGCCCTCTTCGGCGGGACGTTGGCGTTCTATCTCGCCATCGTCTTCGCGGTGCTGATCACGTCCTGGCTGGTGGCCCTGGACTGGAAGGTCATGCTGTTCCGGCCCTACGAGCAGTGGCCCGAACTGCACGCCTTCCTTGACTACTACGTCGTGCTCGGCCAGCGCGGCCCCACCGCGGTGATGGTCGCCTGCTGGCTGGGCTGGCGCTCCTGGCGTCAGCACACGCTCCGGCCGCTGCTGGTCCTCGGCACGTCCCTGCTGCTGCTCAATGTGACGGTGGGCGCGGTCAAGCTGGGGCTCGGGCGGCTCGGCCCGCACTACGCGACGCAGATCGGCTCGGCCGAGATGTTCGCCGGCGGCGATATATTTCCCTCCGGGCACACCGCGAACGCCGTCGTGACCTGGGGAATCCTCGCCTATCTGGCCACCACCCCGCGCGCCAGGCGCTATCTGTCGGCGGTGTCCGCGACGGTCTCGCTGGGTGTCGGCCTCACCACCGTGTACATCGGTACGCACTGGCTCAGCGATGTCGTGCTGGGCTGGGCGGCCGGGCTGCTCATCCTGCTGGCGCTGCCCTGGTTCGAGCCGCTCATCGCCCGGACCGAGGCCTGGATCTTCGCGATGCGCGAGCGGTGGCGCGAGCGTCGCGGCACCGCCGGTCCGGCGGCGCCCGTGACGGGGGCCGGGCCGCAGCCGGTGCTGCTGCCGCAGTCGATGGCCACCGAGTGCCTCGCCGCCGAGACCGTGCCCGCCGCGGGCGAGCCGGTGCTCCCCGCCGGCCATCCGGCGGGGAGCAGGGCGCGGGCCCACGGCGGGCACCCCGCGCGTCCGGGCACCATGCCGGTCGCCCCCGCGGGCGTCCGCCGTCCGCCGCCGCACACGGAACGGGGCGCGCGCGGCACCGGCAGCCCGGCGCGCCCGATGAGCGGCGGCTGA
- a CDS encoding I78 family peptidase inhibitor has protein sequence MASLPTPPAQPDDAADSYVGLAADAAERQARSRGWDTVRAVPPGAFLTMEFRHGRINFQVEEDTVTRCWVG, from the coding sequence ATGGCATCTCTACCGACCCCTCCAGCACAGCCGGACGACGCCGCCGATTCGTACGTCGGCCTCGCCGCCGACGCCGCCGAGCGGCAGGCCAGGAGCCGCGGCTGGGACACGGTCCGGGCCGTCCCCCCGGGTGCGTTCCTCACCATGGAGTTCCGCCACGGCCGCATCAACTTCCAGGTCGAGGAGGACACGGTGACGCGCTGCTGGGTGGGCTGA
- a CDS encoding helix-turn-helix transcriptional regulator, whose protein sequence is MLETSARLLRLLSLLQTHRDWSGADLADRLGVTPRTVRRDVDKLRDLGYPVNASRGTGGGYQLGAGAELPPLLLDDEEAVAVAVGLRTAAGHGIEGIGETSVRALAKLEQVLPSRLRRRVSALGAFTVPMLHGAGDSAVDPAVLTELAAACRDTERLRFAYRTHGGEVSRRTVEPHRLVCTERRWYLVAWDTDRADWRTFRVDRITPTPPHGPRFAPRTPPAEDLAAYVSRGVAVSAYAARAVILLKAPLAEAARRVSPSAGVLEAVDADSCRLTAGAPDLTVLVIHVLMMGIDFEVIEPPELTEVLREARDRLTRSLDGP, encoded by the coding sequence ATGTTGGAGACCTCGGCACGACTGCTGCGCCTGCTCTCACTGCTCCAGACCCACCGGGACTGGTCCGGCGCCGATCTGGCCGACCGGCTCGGCGTCACCCCGCGCACCGTGCGCCGTGACGTGGACAAGCTGCGCGACCTGGGTTACCCGGTGAACGCCAGCCGGGGCACCGGCGGCGGCTACCAGCTCGGGGCCGGCGCCGAACTGCCGCCGCTGTTGCTGGACGACGAGGAGGCCGTCGCGGTCGCCGTCGGCCTGCGCACGGCCGCCGGGCACGGCATCGAGGGCATCGGCGAGACCTCCGTACGCGCGCTGGCCAAACTGGAACAGGTGCTGCCGAGCCGGCTGCGCCGCCGGGTGAGCGCGCTCGGCGCGTTCACCGTGCCGATGCTGCACGGGGCGGGCGACTCCGCCGTGGACCCCGCCGTGCTCACCGAGCTGGCGGCCGCCTGCCGGGACACGGAGCGGCTCCGGTTCGCCTACCGGACCCACGGAGGGGAGGTCTCGCGCCGGACCGTGGAGCCGCACCGGCTCGTCTGCACCGAGCGCCGCTGGTATCTGGTGGCCTGGGATACAGACCGGGCGGACTGGCGCACCTTCCGGGTGGACCGGATCACCCCGACCCCGCCGCACGGCCCCCGTTTCGCCCCGCGCACCCCGCCGGCGGAGGATCTGGCGGCGTACGTCTCCCGGGGCGTCGCGGTCTCGGCGTACGCGGCACGGGCCGTGATCCTGCTGAAGGCCCCGTTGGCGGAGGCCGCCCGGCGGGTGTCGCCGTCCGCCGGGGTGCTGGAGGCCGTCGACGCGGACAGCTGCCGGCTGACCGCGGGCGCGCCGGACCTCACCGTGCTGGTGATCCACGTGCTGATGATGGGGATCGATTTCGAGGTGATCGAGCCGCCGGAGCTGACCGAGGTCCTGCGGGAGGCGAGGGACCGGCTCACGCGCTCGCTCGACGGACCGTGA